In the genome of Populus nigra chromosome 9, ddPopNigr1.1, whole genome shotgun sequence, one region contains:
- the LOC133702600 gene encoding putative cyclin-D6-1: MKLDLENPLTSSEEHQSDTITYLFASEFDHMPSRNLLNFLETCNHFYVSFRQEAISLILQAQYSCNCGPFIPYLAVNFMDRFISRMEIPQGKPWILRLLVVSCLSLAAKMENTDFSISNFQGDEADFIFDNKTINRMELLILDTLDWRMRSITPFSFVHFFISLSQLKDPALTQTLEDRATEIIFKAQNENKLLKFKPSIIAASALLVASKELLPLQFPSFKFSISAFECVNEENLLNCFDTLQEMVENENGTRQC; encoded by the exons ATGAAGTTAGATCTTGAAAACCCGTTGACAAGCTCGGAAGAACACCAATCTGATACGATCACATATCTCTTTGCCTCCGAATTTGATCACATGCCTTCAAGAAATCTACTAAACTTCTTGGAAACATGTAATCACTTCTACGTCTCCTTTCGTCAGGAAGCCATTTCCCTCATTTTACAG GCACAATATTCCTGCAACTGTGGCCCCTTCATACCCTACCTTGCAGTTAATTTCATGGATCGATTCATTTCCAGGATGGAAATTCCG CAAGGAAAGCCATGGATTCTTCGACTTCTGGTAGTCTCTTGCCTTTCTCTAGCTGCAAAGATGGAGAACACAGACTTCTCAATCTCTAATTTTCAG GGAGACGAAGCTGATTTCATCTTTGACAACAAAACAATTAACCGAATGGAGCTTCTCATTCTTGATACCTTGGATTGGAGAATGAGATCGATCACACCTTTCTCTTTTGTGCATTTCTTCATTTCCTTATCGCAGCTTAAAGATCCAGCATTGACTCAAACTCTCGAGGACCGAGCTACGgagattatttttaaagctCAAAATG AAAATAAGTTACTCAAGTTCAAGCCATCTATTATTGCAGCATCAGCCCTTCTTGTAGCATCCAAAGAACTACTCCCATTGCAGTTCCCTTCTTTCAAGTTCTCAATCTCCGCTTTTGAATGTGTGAATGAA GAGAATCTGCTTAATTGCTTTGATACACTGCAAGAAATGGTGGAAAACGAAAATGGCACGAGACAATGTTAG